Proteins from a single region of Aquirhabdus parva:
- a CDS encoding Acb2/Tad1 domain-containing protein has product MENQHRKIKGYRDLSQEEIDLMNRIKAKGSELLELQAELMCRLNTDLSIKNGQIGTYESYYNLAPNDATAYKVFNEAKDELARFKAAEPQRWAAIGKTDIETGIMALVRSIAQPAPF; this is encoded by the coding sequence GTGGAAAATCAACACCGTAAAATCAAAGGCTACCGCGATTTAAGTCAAGAAGAAATTGACCTGATGAATCGTATCAAGGCTAAGGGTTCAGAGCTCTTGGAGTTGCAGGCAGAGTTGATGTGCCGCCTAAATACTGACCTAAGTATTAAAAATGGTCAGATTGGTACATATGAGTCTTATTACAATTTAGCGCCCAATGATGCAACGGCTTATAAGGTATTCAACGAAGCTAAAGACGAACTAGCTCGTTTTAAAGCCGCTGAGCCTCAACGCTGGGCCGCAATCGGCAAGACTGACATTGAGACGGGCATTATGGCCCTTGTTCGTTCAATCGCTCAGCCTGCGCCTTTCTAA
- a CDS encoding putative metallopeptidase — MSARPFPPTHLKPDEGVYVEGSQFAPAPDVWDWIHNNIIDPSGSIHNPDHEHLMGQTEIAVMWSSEPFIKQGRRVLGQCESVAFRAGGWQKLRQERQMLDWFGYVPKFLITLAASYCFECSDSDFCALVEHELYHIAQAVNEFDMPKFNKQTGQAILTMRGHDVEEFKGVVRRYGASEDVQMLVDVANNPPEVSRADIAHSCGTCLLRLA; from the coding sequence ATGAGCGCCCGGCCATTCCCTCCAACACATTTAAAGCCTGATGAGGGTGTTTATGTTGAGGGGTCGCAGTTTGCGCCCGCGCCCGATGTATGGGATTGGATACATAACAATATTATCGATCCCTCTGGATCAATCCATAACCCGGATCATGAGCATTTAATGGGTCAAACAGAGATTGCTGTGATGTGGTCAAGTGAGCCATTCATAAAGCAGGGTCGCAGGGTATTAGGTCAATGTGAGTCTGTGGCTTTTCGTGCTGGTGGTTGGCAAAAACTAAGACAAGAACGACAAATGCTTGATTGGTTCGGCTATGTGCCTAAATTTCTTATTACATTGGCCGCGTCATATTGCTTTGAGTGTTCGGATTCAGATTTTTGCGCCCTTGTTGAACATGAGCTTTATCACATAGCTCAAGCTGTGAACGAATTTGATATGCCGAAGTTTAACAAGCAAACCGGGCAAGCAATCCTGACCATGCGCGGCCATGATGTTGAAGAGTTTAAAGGTGTTGTGCGTCGTTATGGCGCGAGTGAGGATGTGCAAATGCTGGTTGATGTTGCCAATAATCCACCAGAGGTATCACGGGCAGACATAGCTCACTCATGCGGTACATGCTTATTAAGGCTGGCTTAG
- a CDS encoding DUF2280 domain-containing protein, with amino-acid sequence MAALTNELKRFIVQSLACYDTPSQIVLAVKQEFKIDVTRQQCEMYDPTKRAGKNLSKKWVDEFHEARTKFKEDVSDIPIANKSFRLRALNRIVDEAKGNSVLKMQALEQAAKEVGDSYTNRKEITGKGGDPLSMLVTQLQGSALPFAETVTDDD; translated from the coding sequence ATGGCAGCGCTAACAAATGAGTTAAAACGATTTATCGTTCAATCGCTTGCGTGCTATGACACACCATCTCAAATCGTGTTAGCCGTCAAGCAAGAATTTAAAATCGATGTTACCCGGCAGCAGTGCGAAATGTATGACCCCACAAAGCGGGCGGGTAAGAATTTGAGCAAAAAATGGGTTGATGAATTTCATGAAGCCCGGACCAAGTTCAAAGAAGATGTCAGCGACATCCCTATAGCAAACAAGTCTTTTCGTTTGCGTGCCTTGAACCGTATTGTCGATGAGGCAAAAGGTAATAGCGTATTGAAAATGCAGGCTTTGGAGCAGGCCGCAAAAGAGGTGGGCGACTCATACACGAACCGCAAAGAGATCACAGGCAAGGGCGGCGATCCTTTGTCTATGCTGGTTACACAATTGCAAGGTTCTGCATTGCCGTTTGCGGAAACGGTTACAGATGATGATTGA